One genomic segment of Thermodesulfobacterium sp. TA1 includes these proteins:
- the rbr gene encoding rubrerythrin, protein MKSLKNTQTEKNLLIAFAGESQARNRYTFYSSIAKKEGFDQIAFIFEETANQEKEHAKRLYKFLEGGEVEITAKFPAGKLGNTLENLLHAASGENYEYKVMYPTFAKIAREEGFDEIAKVFEAIAIAEQFHEKRYLALANNLKEGTVFKKKIEVIWRCRNCGYIHKGLEALDKCPSCDHPKAYFELICENW, encoded by the coding sequence ATGAAAAGTTTAAAAAACACTCAAACAGAAAAAAATCTTTTGATTGCCTTTGCCGGAGAGTCTCAAGCTCGTAACCGGTATACTTTCTACAGCTCTATAGCTAAAAAAGAGGGTTTTGACCAGATTGCTTTTATCTTCGAAGAAACAGCTAACCAAGAAAAAGAGCATGCTAAAAGGCTTTATAAATTTTTAGAGGGCGGAGAGGTAGAAATTACCGCTAAGTTTCCTGCAGGAAAGTTAGGTAATACTTTAGAAAACCTGCTTCATGCCGCAAGCGGAGAAAATTATGAGTATAAAGTTATGTATCCTACTTTTGCCAAAATCGCAAGAGAAGAGGGTTTTGACGAAATAGCCAAGGTCTTTGAGGCTATAGCCATAGCCGAGCAGTTTCATGAAAAAAGATATCTTGCTTTGGCGAACAACCTTAAAGAAGGCACAGTTTTTAAGAAAAAAATAGAGGTGATTTGGAGATGTAGAAACTGTGGCTATATCCATAAAGGCCTTGAAGCCCTTGATAAATGTCCTTCCTGTGACCATCCTAAGGCTTACTTTGAATTGATCTGCGAAAACTGGTAA
- a CDS encoding TonB-dependent siderophore receptor yields MKRGQGFLVVGFLFGFITANAKAEISKSELPSVFLEEVKVTAPASTEPIERTSQEVKVLREGWELKLGPEKFSSLQLRERGEFGVQQDLSIRGSTFEQNLVVFEGIRLSDPQTGHHLMNLPFTHEELSSIEVLAGGASALYGPGGFGGAVNFNLKKPEKGVFFSGGYGSYDLWEIKGSIGLELGKTPIGVNLSQQKSNGFIWNRDFDIRTFNLYLKDQEKLFFYGFQEKDFGAKNFYTTKYDTEWEETRTHLFLAKKNFGGNSWFFEPTFLYRIHYDTYLLDRRNPDFYKNTHKSQVLRTNLPLRLERSLADYVVGMEASYESLDSSRLGDHVRQGLGAYFWVYPKIGEKVFPSLGVRYDSLAKNEDFFSYYLGLAYLITPNLKTRTSFSFSYRAPSFTELYYDSPYTKGNPSLDHEKAYNVEAGLDYKNQRISFSGTVFYRIGKDIIDWIKKGTITQAQNIEELKTFGTTLDLTIDLAKVKPFLSYTYLNQVARNLGSARYQGAYFRHNLVGGFYAQLPGKLDLIIGANLRKPYRSKEVYLVNVELKKQIKNGISLCLWGKNLLDEEYEEIKGVKAWPQTLGIKLEFKR; encoded by the coding sequence ATGAAGAGAGGACAAGGGTTTTTAGTGGTAGGGTTTTTGTTTGGGTTTATAACTGCTAATGCCAAAGCAGAAATTTCAAAAAGTGAGCTTCCTTCGGTCTTTCTTGAAGAGGTTAAGGTAACTGCACCTGCAAGCACTGAACCCATAGAGCGGACCTCTCAAGAGGTAAAGGTGTTAAGAGAAGGGTGGGAGCTAAAATTAGGACCTGAAAAATTTTCAAGTTTGCAGCTTAGAGAAAGGGGAGAATTTGGGGTTCAACAAGACCTTTCTATTAGAGGGTCTACTTTTGAACAAAATTTAGTAGTTTTTGAAGGTATAAGGCTTTCTGACCCACAGACAGGGCATCATCTGATGAACCTTCCTTTTACCCACGAAGAGCTTTCTTCTATAGAGGTTTTAGCCGGTGGAGCAAGTGCCCTTTATGGACCTGGTGGATTTGGTGGGGCGGTTAATTTTAATCTTAAAAAACCGGAAAAAGGGGTTTTCTTTTCAGGTGGGTATGGAAGCTATGACCTCTGGGAAATAAAAGGTTCTATAGGTCTTGAATTAGGAAAAACCCCTATAGGGGTCAATCTTTCTCAGCAAAAGTCAAACGGGTTTATCTGGAACAGGGATTTTGACATAAGAACTTTTAACCTCTATCTAAAGGATCAGGAAAAGCTGTTTTTTTATGGTTTTCAAGAAAAGGACTTTGGGGCAAAAAACTTTTATACTACTAAATATGATACCGAATGGGAGGAAACAAGGACCCATCTTTTTTTGGCTAAAAAAAACTTTGGAGGAAACTCTTGGTTTTTTGAACCAACCTTCCTTTATAGAATACACTACGATACCTATCTTCTTGACCGGAGAAATCCTGATTTTTATAAAAACACGCACAAATCGCAGGTATTGAGAACCAACCTACCTTTAAGGTTAGAAAGGAGTTTGGCTGACTATGTGGTTGGGATGGAGGCCTCTTATGAAAGCCTTGACAGTTCAAGGCTTGGAGACCATGTCAGACAGGGATTAGGGGCTTACTTTTGGGTATATCCTAAGATAGGAGAAAAGGTCTTTCCGAGTCTTGGGGTTAGGTATGACAGCCTGGCTAAAAACGAAGACTTTTTCTCCTATTACTTAGGGTTAGCCTATTTAATCACACCTAACCTTAAAACCAGAACCTCTTTTAGTTTTTCTTACAGAGCCCCAAGTTTTACCGAGCTTTATTATGATTCTCCTTATACCAAGGGTAATCCATCTCTTGATCATGAAAAAGCTTATAACGTTGAAGCTGGGCTTGACTACAAAAACCAAAGAATCTCCTTTTCAGGAACGGTTTTTTATCGAATAGGAAAGGACATCATAGACTGGATAAAAAAAGGAACCATCACTCAGGCTCAAAACATAGAAGAGTTAAAAACCTTTGGAACCACTTTAGACTTAACCATAGACTTAGCCAAGGTAAAACCATTTTTAAGTTATACCTATTTAAACCAAGTAGCACGCAATTTGGGGTCAGCAAGATATCAAGGGGCCTATTTTAGACATAACTTGGTAGGAGGTTTTTACGCCCAGCTTCCTGGAAAATTAGACTTAATAATCGGTGCAAACTTAAGAAAACCTTATAGATCTAAAGAGGTCTACTTGGTAAACGTTGAGTTGAAAAAACAGATTAAAAATGGAATAAGCCTTTGTCTCTGGGGGAAAAACCTTCTTGATGAAGAATATGAAGAGATAAAGGGTGTTAAAGCCTGGCCCCAAACCTTGGGAATAAAACTTGAATTTAAAAGATAA
- a CDS encoding peroxiredoxin has protein sequence MEEVKEVISMPRIGDQAPAFEAMTTMGPIKFPEDFKGQWVVFFSHPADFTPVCSTEFLAFAKLNEEFAKRNVQLLGLSIDSLFSHIAWAMNLKEKTGVEIPFPIVADADGRVAKLYGMLHPGESSTATVRAVFIIDPNGKIRAIIYYPLSAGRNMREILRLIDALQTADKHGVATPADWVPEPQVWEFTEENTKVIVPPPTTYEEAVNRFKQGYECIDWYFCKKKLG, from the coding sequence ATGGAAGAAGTAAAAGAAGTAATCAGTATGCCAAGGATTGGAGACCAAGCACCTGCTTTTGAGGCGATGACTACGATGGGACCTATCAAGTTCCCAGAGGATTTTAAGGGGCAATGGGTGGTGTTTTTCTCTCACCCTGCAGACTTTACTCCTGTTTGTTCTACCGAATTTTTAGCCTTTGCTAAGCTCAACGAAGAGTTTGCCAAAAGAAATGTTCAGCTTTTAGGATTAAGTATAGATAGTCTGTTTTCTCACATTGCTTGGGCGATGAACCTTAAGGAAAAAACCGGTGTAGAGATTCCTTTCCCCATAGTAGCAGATGCTGACGGAAGGGTAGCTAAACTCTATGGGATGCTTCATCCCGGAGAGAGTTCAACCGCTACGGTAAGGGCGGTTTTCATCATAGACCCTAACGGAAAAATCAGGGCTATCATCTATTATCCTCTTTCTGCCGGAAGAAACATGAGAGAAATCTTAAGGTTGATAGATGCTTTACAAACCGCTGATAAACATGGGGTTGCTACTCCTGCCGACTGGGTGCCTGAGCCTCAAGTATGGGAATTTACCGAAGAAAACACCAAGGTTATCGTACCGCCTCCAACCACCTATGAAGAGGCAGTAAACAGGTTTAAACAAGGTTATGAATGTATCGACTGGTATTTCTGCAAGAAAAAATTAGGCTAA
- a CDS encoding DUF2325 domain-containing protein, whose product MTVVVIGGHDRFKSRLEEHAKKQKIKLKFINRFCPCAQDAISSADYVIVITGCVSHELVDIAKRCAKERCIFCQKKGLCKIKEIIRELKISCQENFLKIN is encoded by the coding sequence ATGACGGTTGTAGTCATAGGAGGCCATGATCGGTTCAAAAGTCGATTAGAAGAACACGCTAAAAAACAAAAAATTAAGCTTAAGTTTATCAACAGATTTTGCCCTTGTGCCCAAGATGCTATATCCTCAGCAGACTATGTAATCGTGATTACCGGTTGTGTATCTCATGAACTTGTCGATATAGCCAAAAGGTGCGCTAAAGAAAGATGTATTTTCTGCCAGAAAAAAGGTCTTTGTAAAATAAAAGAAATAATCAGAGAATTAAAAATTTCCTGTCAAGAAAATTTTTTAAAGATTAATTGA
- a CDS encoding FeoA family protein — translation MFKGREEKRTIPLALLREGEVGKIYSMPDLMENIDFSGGRKGCGGRGNCFKGKGNFCQRIVSMGLKPGQMVEVKQNQPGNPILLKVGESLIALSRRIAMWIMVIKND, via the coding sequence ATGTTTAAAGGTAGAGAGGAAAAAAGGACGATTCCTCTTGCTCTTCTAAGAGAGGGTGAGGTGGGAAAGATCTATTCTATGCCTGATTTGATGGAAAACATAGACTTTTCGGGTGGCAGAAAAGGCTGTGGTGGTCGGGGAAATTGTTTTAAAGGGAAAGGGAATTTTTGCCAAAGGATAGTTTCTATGGGATTAAAGCCTGGACAGATGGTCGAGGTAAAACAAAATCAACCAGGTAATCCCATCCTGCTAAAGGTGGGAGAAAGCCTAATAGCTCTAAGTCGGAGGATTGCTATGTGGATAATGGTTATAAAAAATGACTGA
- a CDS encoding GGDEF domain-containing protein yields MSIRRCKSFVVYPLSNFPLGEVAEVVCISSLDLKLRLKSIGVIEGTLLEVVYQDPTGERMVIKINETRIALDKDILKHVLVRPLKTSYETLRELVRLDHLTGLLTRQFAENLLKRELANPPYCLVLADIDNFKKFNDTFGHQAGDQVLKEVAQIVKNNLRKTDLAVRWGGEEFAIFLKNTSIELGRSIAERIRKAVANHVVWWQGKALKVTLSLGVCGSPPVRPLEVILEITDKALYQAKNSGKNLVSVCEG; encoded by the coding sequence ATGAGTATACGGAGGTGCAAGAGTTTTGTAGTTTATCCCTTATCTAACTTTCCTTTAGGTGAGGTGGCAGAAGTAGTATGTATTTCTTCTTTAGACTTAAAATTAAGGTTAAAAAGTATCGGGGTTATAGAAGGAACACTTTTAGAGGTCGTTTATCAGGATCCAACCGGAGAACGGATGGTAATTAAAATCAACGAAACCAGAATAGCCCTTGATAAGGACATTCTTAAACATGTTTTGGTGAGACCATTAAAAACCTCTTATGAAACCCTAAGGGAGTTGGTAAGACTTGACCATCTAACCGGGCTTTTAACCAGACAGTTTGCTGAAAATCTTTTAAAGAGAGAATTAGCCAACCCTCCTTATTGTTTGGTTTTAGCAGACATAGATAATTTTAAGAAATTTAACGATACTTTTGGACATCAAGCAGGAGATCAGGTTTTAAAGGAAGTGGCTCAGATTGTCAAAAACAATCTTAGAAAAACCGACCTTGCTGTTAGATGGGGTGGAGAGGAATTTGCTATTTTTCTAAAAAATACCTCTATTGAATTAGGAAGGTCGATAGCAGAACGTATAAGGAAGGCTGTAGCCAATCATGTAGTCTGGTGGCAAGGGAAGGCTTTAAAAGTTACTTTAAGCTTAGGAGTTTGCGGAAGCCCTCCTGTAAGACCCTTAGAAGTGATTTTGGAAATAACCGACAAAGCTCTGTATCAAGCCAAAAATTCTGGGAAAAATTTAGTTTCTGTTTGTGAGGGGTAG
- a CDS encoding HD-GYP domain-containing protein gives MWAKQCFYEPEIKELCCQVKKCKELRVTIHQICEVLTNLMESKDCFTKNHSEKVAVFSYMLALELGLPPEVADFIHIAGHLHDIGKFALPDEILKKPGPLTREEWVLVKKHPVIGAKYLESIKIFQGKGGVIEMVLYHHERWDGKGYPYGLRKREIPLGARIIAVADAFSAMVDKRPYREPLSFNVVLEELKQGAGSQFDPNIVEAFFSIEEKVKAYLDLI, from the coding sequence ATGTGGGCTAAACAGTGCTTTTATGAACCTGAAATCAAAGAACTTTGTTGTCAGGTCAAAAAATGTAAAGAGTTGAGGGTTACTATTCATCAGATTTGTGAGGTTTTGACTAACCTTATGGAAAGTAAAGACTGTTTTACCAAAAATCACTCTGAAAAAGTGGCAGTGTTTAGTTATATGCTTGCCTTAGAATTAGGGTTGCCTCCTGAGGTTGCAGACTTTATACATATTGCAGGGCATCTTCATGATATAGGAAAGTTCGCTCTACCCGATGAAATCTTAAAAAAGCCAGGACCTTTGACAAGAGAAGAATGGGTATTGGTTAAAAAACATCCTGTTATAGGGGCAAAGTATCTTGAAAGTATAAAAATCTTTCAGGGGAAAGGTGGGGTGATAGAGATGGTGCTTTACCATCATGAAAGATGGGATGGTAAGGGATATCCTTATGGTCTTCGAAAAAGAGAAATACCTCTTGGAGCAAGGATTATAGCCGTGGCTGATGCTTTTTCAGCGATGGTAGATAAACGTCCTTATCGAGAACCTTTAAGTTTTAATGTTGTTTTAGAAGAACTAAAACAAGGAGCAGGTTCTCAGTTTGATCCAAACATAGTAGAGGCTTTTTTTAGCATAGAAGAAAAAGTAAAAGCTTATTTAGATTTAATATAA
- a CDS encoding ferrous iron transport protein A — protein sequence MPRLSESKVGQKVKVLSLEGSPSVKQRLKEMGLTPGVELQVVRVAPLADPIDVVVRGYHLSIRKKEAELIKVEVLS from the coding sequence ATGCCAAGGCTTTCGGAATCAAAGGTCGGACAAAAGGTAAAGGTGCTTTCTTTGGAAGGGTCTCCTTCAGTAAAGCAAAGACTAAAAGAGATGGGGTTAACCCCTGGGGTTGAGCTTCAGGTGGTTAGGGTTGCTCCCCTTGCCGATCCTATCGATGTGGTGGTGAGGGGATATCATTTATCGATAAGAAAGAAAGAAGCAGAATTGATCAAAGTGGAGGTGCTTTCATGA
- the feoB gene encoding ferrous iron transport protein B, with product MKEIKIAVVGNPNTGKSSLINAIAKANLQVGNWPGVTVEKKEAKVSYKGYTFYFVDLPGAYSLTPYSIDETITRDFLFLGEYDVILCVVDTTNLERNLYFVIQLMELEKPLVLALNMFDEVKRLGYKIDIPLLEEMLGVKAIPTIAIKEQGIEDLKEALIEVFEKNLIPKRLPYGEDLEEMIKKVNNHLKALNPDLEKVSLGLILKILEEDEEVLNKIGLKSEKNEIKIISNHIKTVHEVELSDYLLDVRYGLATGITKRVLQRPEIRRETLTEKMDKIFLNRILGLPLFLLIMWFAFKVAFDIANPYVDFLDKAINEISKKWIEAALSFVGAADWVSSLVVDGIVGGVGTVLSFIPVIGMIMLMITFLEATGYMARAAFLMDRIMRSFGLQGKAFIPLLMGFGCNVPSVYGCRTMEQEHERKLTMFIIPFMSCGARLPVYALFVSAFFATHSAEVLLFLYVLGIVVGLTIAIILHKIYFKGSSAPFIMELPPYRMPTFKNLAIHTWLKLKHFIIKAGTWILAFNVLVWMSLNLPWKPENPEDSILGKLGHAIAPVFKPLGFGDWASSASLLTGFPAKEVVVSTMAQIYGRSEEGKEEKTLSLKDDLKDLVLTFAEKTKEAGLNLISSFKVVTISAELSEEGVGILSELQNRFTPASALSFMVFTLLYFPCMVYAAAVKTETGSFKFVLQIIGITLIAAWIVSFLVYQFARLIF from the coding sequence ATGAAAGAAATCAAAATAGCCGTAGTAGGGAACCCAAACACCGGTAAGTCAAGTTTGATCAACGCTATCGCAAAAGCAAACCTTCAAGTAGGTAACTGGCCAGGGGTAACCGTAGAAAAAAAGGAGGCTAAAGTTTCTTATAAAGGATACACCTTTTACTTTGTTGACCTGCCTGGTGCTTATAGTTTAACCCCTTATAGTATCGATGAAACAATCACCAGAGATTTTCTTTTTTTGGGGGAATATGATGTCATTTTATGCGTCGTTGATACCACCAATCTTGAAAGAAATCTCTATTTTGTAATTCAGCTTATGGAGCTTGAAAAACCCTTAGTGCTTGCTTTAAACATGTTTGATGAAGTCAAAAGACTTGGTTATAAAATTGACATTCCTCTTTTAGAAGAAATGCTTGGAGTAAAGGCTATACCTACGATTGCAATAAAGGAGCAAGGAATTGAGGACCTTAAAGAAGCCTTGATAGAGGTTTTTGAAAAAAATCTTATTCCTAAAAGATTACCTTACGGAGAAGATTTAGAAGAGATGATAAAAAAAGTTAATAACCATCTTAAGGCACTTAATCCAGATTTAGAAAAGGTTAGTTTAGGTTTAATTTTAAAGATCTTGGAAGAAGACGAAGAAGTCTTAAATAAAATAGGACTAAAGTCAGAGAAAAACGAGATAAAAATTATAAGCAATCATATTAAAACTGTTCATGAAGTAGAACTTAGCGATTATCTTCTTGACGTTAGATATGGTTTAGCAACCGGGATTACCAAAAGGGTCCTTCAGCGTCCGGAAATCCGAAGAGAAACCCTTACAGAAAAGATGGATAAAATTTTTTTAAATAGAATCTTAGGATTACCTTTGTTTCTTTTAATCATGTGGTTTGCTTTTAAGGTCGCGTTTGATATAGCCAATCCTTATGTAGATTTTTTAGACAAGGCTATTAATGAAATTTCTAAAAAATGGATAGAGGCAGCGCTCTCTTTTGTGGGTGCAGCAGATTGGGTAAGTTCTCTTGTGGTTGATGGTATCGTAGGGGGTGTGGGGACTGTTTTGTCTTTTATTCCTGTGATCGGGATGATCATGCTTATGATAACCTTTCTTGAAGCAACAGGATATATGGCAAGGGCTGCCTTTCTTATGGATAGGATCATGCGTTCTTTTGGCCTTCAAGGAAAAGCTTTTATACCCTTACTTATGGGTTTTGGTTGCAACGTGCCTTCTGTTTATGGTTGTAGAACCATGGAACAAGAACATGAAAGAAAACTTACCATGTTTATAATACCTTTTATGTCTTGTGGGGCAAGACTTCCTGTTTATGCTTTGTTTGTCTCTGCTTTTTTTGCCACTCATTCGGCTGAAGTGCTTCTTTTTCTCTATGTGCTGGGTATCGTAGTGGGTCTTACCATAGCGATTATCCTTCACAAAATCTATTTTAAAGGAAGCAGTGCACCTTTTATCATGGAACTTCCACCGTATCGTATGCCTACTTTTAAAAACCTTGCTATTCATACCTGGCTCAAACTAAAACATTTTATAATAAAGGCAGGAACTTGGATTTTGGCTTTTAATGTCCTCGTATGGATGTCATTAAACCTTCCTTGGAAGCCTGAGAACCCAGAAGATTCAATTTTAGGTAAGTTAGGACACGCGATAGCCCCTGTTTTTAAGCCTCTTGGTTTTGGGGATTGGGCAAGTAGTGCGAGTTTATTGACCGGTTTTCCTGCAAAAGAGGTAGTTGTTTCAACCATGGCCCAGATTTACGGAAGAAGTGAAGAAGGAAAAGAAGAAAAGACTTTATCTCTTAAAGATGACCTAAAAGATTTAGTCCTAACTTTTGCTGAAAAAACCAAAGAGGCTGGGCTTAATTTAATCTCCTCTTTTAAGGTGGTTACTATTTCTGCAGAATTGTCAGAAGAAGGTGTAGGGATTTTATCTGAGCTCCAAAACAGGTTTACCCCTGCTTCAGCCCTTTCTTTTATGGTTTTTACCCTTCTCTATTTTCCTTGTATGGTTTATGCAGCAGCCGTTAAGACTGAGACAGGATCCTTTAAGTTCGTTTTGCAAATTATAGGTATAACCTTGATAGCCGCCTGGATAGTTTCTTTTTTGGTTTATCAGTTTGCAAGATTGATTTTTTAG
- a CDS encoding carbohydrate porin — translation MKKGYVTALALGLVVCGFSGKVKAYEVNEKLSIEANLTGVYQWLDQKKGDFKNEEKGSAVLDVRITFTPTEKDEFSIRGSLAKGNGLKKVSPFILSPNADDLRDDLHNINNRSRDHLQELWYARTFDLPGNSTLKATLGIIDSTAFIDQNRFANDELTQFMNEAFVNNPLANLVSYDYGVALEWTKGPFSIGLVGMQSKTEESDNPTFDKRTYNYYAAQIGYKLETSLGEGNYRIFAFTTNKRFPDWKEEKKKALKGWGISIDQDLIKDKLGVFARAGFQDDDAQVDYKSMYSLGLAYKFNPFGKKDFELGIGYAYLKAPSKNEELKHTKAIEAYLAIPLYEKEKVFASTLTFDWQWMQDKLKDEENPENKGNIFGVRLNFTF, via the coding sequence ATGAAAAAGGGTTACGTAACTGCTTTAGCTTTAGGTTTGGTAGTTTGTGGGTTTTCGGGTAAGGTTAAAGCCTACGAAGTCAACGAAAAACTTTCGATCGAGGCAAACCTAACCGGGGTTTATCAATGGTTAGACCAAAAAAAGGGAGATTTTAAGAATGAAGAAAAGGGCTCTGCGGTGCTTGATGTAAGGATTACCTTTACACCTACAGAAAAAGACGAATTCTCTATAAGAGGTAGTTTGGCTAAAGGAAACGGATTGAAAAAAGTAAGCCCTTTTATACTTTCTCCTAATGCTGACGACCTAAGGGATGACCTTCATAACATCAATAACCGTTCAAGAGATCACCTTCAGGAACTTTGGTATGCAAGGACTTTTGATCTACCAGGCAATTCAACCCTTAAAGCAACCTTAGGAATCATAGATTCTACCGCTTTTATCGACCAAAACCGGTTTGCTAACGATGAGTTAACCCAGTTTATGAACGAGGCCTTTGTAAACAATCCTTTAGCCAATCTGGTAAGCTATGATTATGGGGTAGCGTTAGAATGGACTAAAGGGCCCTTTTCTATAGGACTGGTCGGTATGCAAAGTAAAACCGAGGAAAGCGATAACCCAACTTTTGATAAAAGGACTTATAACTACTATGCAGCCCAGATAGGTTATAAACTGGAAACCTCTCTTGGGGAGGGGAATTACCGGATTTTTGCCTTTACCACCAACAAGCGTTTCCCCGATTGGAAAGAAGAGAAGAAAAAGGCATTAAAAGGCTGGGGTATTTCTATAGACCAAGATTTGATAAAAGATAAGCTTGGGGTTTTTGCAAGGGCGGGTTTCCAAGACGATGATGCCCAAGTAGATTATAAGAGTATGTATTCCTTAGGGTTGGCCTATAAGTTTAATCCTTTTGGTAAAAAAGATTTTGAATTAGGGATAGGTTATGCCTATCTTAAAGCCCCTTCAAAAAATGAAGAATTAAAACACACTAAAGCTATAGAAGCCTATCTGGCTATTCCTCTTTATGAAAAAGAAAAGGTCTTTGCTTCAACCCTTACGTTTGATTGGCAATGGATGCAAGATAAGCTAAAAGACGAAGAAAACCCAGAAAATAAAGGCAATATCTTTGGTGTACGGTTAAACTTTACTTTTTAA
- a CDS encoding RCKP-type rubredoxin-like domain-containing protein, whose translation MAVWKCSSCGETKESRCKPKKCPKCGEMNTMVKQETEPSQTSSCGSKKKGCKKVG comes from the coding sequence ATGGCTGTATGGAAATGTAGTTCCTGTGGGGAGACAAAAGAATCAAGGTGTAAGCCTAAAAAATGCCCTAAGTGTGGAGAGATGAACACGATGGTAAAACAAGAGACTGAACCCTCTCAAACCTCTTCTTGTGGGTCTAAGAAAAAGGGATGTAAGAAGGTTGGTTAA
- the xth gene encoding exodeoxyribonuclease III: MVKSFKMLVATWNVNSIKTRKDQVFEFLKEVSPDLLALQETKVKTEEFPYNLYQEIGYYVVHSGGKGRNGVALLTKFVPQEIKQGFEGIEGAESFPDAVERLVGIKVEISGFSTLWVFSVYVPNGGQPESDYYYYKISFFWRLKEFFEKNFSPQDHIILMGDFNVAPENQDVFDPVLFEGHICFTEKEKKAFFELLSFGFYDALRFKHPEAKRVFTWWDYQFGAFKKDQGMRLDHILITQPILERLVEVYVEKKYRAKAKPSDHAPVIAKFLF, translated from the coding sequence TTGGTTAAATCGTTTAAGATGTTGGTGGCTACCTGGAACGTTAATTCCATAAAGACGAGAAAAGACCAGGTTTTTGAATTTTTAAAGGAGGTCTCTCCAGACCTCCTTGCTTTACAAGAAACCAAGGTAAAAACTGAGGAATTTCCTTATAATCTTTATCAAGAGATAGGGTATTATGTAGTGCATTCTGGAGGGAAGGGTAGAAACGGGGTGGCTTTACTTACTAAGTTCGTCCCTCAAGAGATTAAACAAGGGTTTGAGGGGATAGAAGGGGCAGAAAGTTTTCCTGATGCCGTAGAAAGGCTTGTGGGAATAAAGGTTGAGATATCAGGTTTTAGTACTTTATGGGTTTTTTCGGTGTATGTGCCTAATGGAGGCCAACCTGAGTCTGATTATTACTATTATAAAATTAGCTTTTTCTGGAGGCTTAAGGAGTTTTTTGAGAAAAATTTTTCTCCTCAAGACCATATTATACTTATGGGAGATTTTAATGTAGCCCCGGAAAACCAGGATGTTTTTGACCCAGTTTTATTTGAAGGACATATCTGTTTTACCGAAAAGGAGAAAAAAGCCTTTTTTGAACTTCTTTCTTTTGGGTTTTATGACGCTTTGAGGTTTAAACATCCTGAAGCAAAAAGAGTTTTTACTTGGTGGGATTATCAGTTTGGAGCTTTTAAAAAAGACCAAGGCATGCGTCTTGACCATATTTTGATAACCCAACCGATTTTAGAGAGGTTAGTCGAGGTTTATGTAGAAAAGAAATATAGAGCTAAGGCTAAGCCTTCAGACCATGCCCCGGTTATTGCTAAGTTTTTGTTTTAA